The Nitrosomonas sp. genomic sequence CCGGATAATTCAGGTTGCCGATGCGTTCGACCTTGAGACGCCAGTCTTCGAGGTAACGTGCAAAACGGTATTCTTGTGTACGCGCCCCGATAAATCTTCGTTTGGGGCGCTTCTGGTAAGCCTGATGCTCTCTGGCAATTTCTGCTTCCAATTGCGCAATTTCGCGGCTGCGTTGCAGAAGATCAGCTTTATCCAGCGGGTTGGGTGGTAGATTTTCGCTTGGTTTGCTGTCAGGCGCCGGTTGCGGTACCTGAGGCAGACTGCTGGCTGCGGTCAGCAATCTGCGTGTTTCGGCTTCCAGGCGGGCAGCCTTTTGCTCAGCTTCGGTGAGTATTTGTTGTGGCTTGATTTTTGGAATAACCGGGAAAGGCGTTTTGGCACGGCGGTCTTCATCAGTATTTCCTCCCCCATCCAGATTAGTCTGTGCCAGTAAATCCGTATCCTGAGGTTTGAAAGCGGAACGGCTATTCACCAATACTACGTCCATGGATCGGGTAATTTTTCGCATGGCCGGTTCGCTGGATTTGAAAGAGATGCTAAACGGAATGGCAACATGCAGCATCAAGGAAATGAGCAACGCCAGGTGTAGCGTTCGGTTCTGGTGTGCCAGAGTGGGGGGTAAAATGGTCGTGTGCAACATAAACGTAAACGTCAGCGTCAGCTTTCGCCCTTGCCAATAAAATTAGTAATCAGCAGGCGCTCAATCAGATCAACCTGGGAGATTGCCAGTCTGACCGGTGTACCGCTGGATAAATCCGGCAAGGAAGATACGCGCACAGTCAGTGGCAAGTGGTCAAATTTTACCAGATTCTCTTTAAGGACGACTCCGTCCACTTCAGTGAGCGACTCCTGTTGCAACCAGCGCAGACACCAGTAACGCTCCATGCCGCGCTGAAACTCGGCATAGGCTGCGTAAGTGATCTCAAAATCACGCAGGGCGATCAGAATCGCATCACTTTCTTTGTTGTAGACAGGAGGAGGTGCCAGAAACCATTGCAATCAGTTGGCGCTGATTGATCAGATCGACATAACGCCGCATAGGCGAGCTGCTCCAGGCATATTGCGCTACACCCAGTCCCTGATGAGGCGCGGGTGAGAGGCCCATTCTGACTTTGCCATTGCCTTTGCTGCGATAAATACCGGCGATACCTGCCTCAGCAAGCTGACGACCCCATTCGGCATTGGCAAAAATCATCAGTTCCGAGACAACCTTGTCGATGGGAGAGCCACGGCGACGTTCAGTAATCGTGACGCGATCATTTTCGACTGCAAAGTTATAATCGATTTGATTGATCTGATTATCCTGCTCCTTGCCACGCAGTTTTTCCTGTTTGCAGGCAAATTGCCACAGCAGTTTTAGTTCGTGAGCATAGGGATAATCTAGCTGACCGGCTCTGAGCGTCTCTTCGTTGAATAACGGTTCCAGCTGATCATGCCGTAGATTGTCAGCGATCATGATTGTTTCGATGCGGTTGAAGGTATCCGTGACGGTAAAATCATCAGCGACATTCAGATAAAGCGAGAGTACCGGGCTGTGTTGCGCTGCGCCCAACGTGTATTGCTGAATGATGCTGTCCGGAAGCATTGTGATCTTGTGACCAGGCAGATAGACGGTTGAGAGTCGCCTGGCTGCAATTTTATCCAGTGGGGAATCGGCTTCAACTCCCAAAGTCGGCATGGCAATATGAATGCCAACCCGAAAACCACCCAAAGCCAGTGGTTTCAAGGAAAAAGCATCGTCGTATTCGGTCGTGGTGGCGTCATCGATACTGAATGCCGTGACATCAGCAGTGGGAAGTGTAGTTGGAATATTGGGGAGAAACTCAATCGCTGTGAGGTCGAACGAGGTGCCTTCCGGAAAATATTCATGTAAAAACTGATTGAAATGATAATCATGTGAGGATGGAATGGCGCCACATTGTTCCAGCAGTTTCGGTACGGTCAGCCTGGTTTCCTGACAGGCAGCCTCAAGGGCTTTCCATTCGATGGTATTTTTGTCCGGGCTGAATAAAAGACTGTTCAGATGCGGCTTGAAAGTATCGGGTAATTCAAATGCGATCAGCTGTTTGATGTAATTTGCCTGCTTTTCAAGTGCCAGTCGTTTTTTTTCACGACCTGCCAAGGCAGCCTGCAAAATTTCAGGTGGAGCAGCCAGGTATCGACCATGTCCCCTTTTATGAAAATGTATCGGATTGCTGTTGAGCAGAATGAGCGTGGCAGCAGTTTCAACGGGTTGTGGAGCATGGCCAAAATAATCTGCTGCCAGTTCTGATGCAGAAAACTCATTTTTTTCTGCGCAATATTCCCACAGGAACACAACATCCAATTCATCCACAATCGTTTGTGCCTGCTGCATGAATTCGACAAGCGGCGGTGCTTCAAATCGAAGAAAAATAGATGCTGCTTTTATTTTTAGGCGTTTTCCGTGTGTGGCCTCAATCTGCAGCGAGGTAGTGTTGTCGGCCAGGATGCTGCCAACCTTGAAAACACCGGCTTCTTCATAAAATACGTTCACTGAAGGAATCCATAAAATAAATCGATAGGCATACAGTTTGCGGGTTTGGAGCAGTCAGGAAATAGAGTGGTTCATGTTAACATACTGCCGTTAGGTCCTAAAATTTCACATTCTCTAGTTTTGTTGCATTCCACTGAATATCCTGGTTCTTTCTAATGGTTAAAACACGTTTTGCTCCCAGTCCTACAGGTTATCTGCATATTGGCGGCGCACGCACCGCACTTTTTTCCTGGGCATTTGCCCGCAGGCAAGGAGGGAAATTTGTTCTGAGAATCGAAGATACGGATCGTGAGCGTTCAACTCAACCCTCCGTACAGGCGATTCTCGATGGTCTGGCCTGGCTGGGGCTGGATTATGACGAAGGCCCGTATTACCAGATGGCGCGCCTCGATCGCTATCAGGAAGTGGCTGAACAGTTATTGAAACAAGGACTGGCCTATCACTGTTATGCCAGCCGGGAAGAACTGGATACGTTACGCGAACAGCAACGCGCAGCCGGGTTGAAACCGCGTTACGATGGCCGCTGGCGGGATAGCCAGCAAACACCGCCTGCCACTGTTGCGCCGGTGGTGCGTTTGAAAACCCCGCTGGAGGGGCATGTCACCTTCAATGATCTGGTCAAGGGAAAAATTGCCGTTGCCAACCAGGAGCTTGATGATCTGGTGCTGATGCGCAGCGACGGTACGCCCACCTATAATTTCGGTGTGGTGATCGATGATCTCGATATGGGCATTACTCATGTCATTCGTGGCGATGACCACGTTAACAACACGCCGCGTCAGATCAATATTCTCAAGGCGCTGGGCGCACCCATTCCGCAGTACGTGCACGTGCCGATGATTCTCGGCGCCGATGGCGAACGTTTATCCAAAAGGCATGGTGCGGTATCGGTGCTGCATTACCGCGATCAGGGTTATCTGCCGGAAGCGCTGTTTAATTATCTGGCCAGACTCGGCTGGTCGCATGGTGACGAGGAAATTTTTAGTCGTGAGCAATTGATCGAGTGGTTTGATCTGTCTGCGATTAGTCATTCACCGGCGAGATTCAACGAAGAAAAACTGGCGTGGTTGAATGCGCATTATCTAAAGATTGCGGACGATGATCGGCTCGTACAGCTGCTCCTGCCTTTTTTGCGGGAGAGGGTCTGTGAAATATCCAACGCAGACGTTTTACCAGGCATTGTCAATTTGCTCAAAGGGCGGGTAAGCACGCTGGCAGAAATGGCGGATGCGGCAATTTATTTTTTCCGTGTGGTTGAGCCTCCGCAAACGTTAAAAATAGAATACTTCAAACCGGAAATTCGACCTGTGATGGCGGATCTGTGTGATCGCCTCAGTGCCATCGATTGGCAGCTTGAATCGATTCATGCCGAAATCAAGCAGGCGGTCGTTCATCACGGGCTGAAATTTCCAGCCGTAGCGATGCCATTGCGTCTGATGGTGACCGGTGAAGTCAAAACACCAGCGATCGATGCCGTCCTGGCGTTGATTGGTCAGACAGAAACCTTGCGCCGCATGCGTCAGCAATTGGAAAGCTTTCCAGCAGCGTAATCGTAAAACTGGTTGTTGATCGCGGGTAACCTATTCCCTTCACGAACCTAGATACAGATAGTAAATAGCCAAGGATATTTCTCATGAATACTCATTCACGTGCCGAATTATTGAAACAACTGCTGGCAGAGCGCATTTTGTTGCTGGATGGCGCT encodes the following:
- the gltX gene encoding glutamate--tRNA ligase; protein product: MVKTRFAPSPTGYLHIGGARTALFSWAFARRQGGKFVLRIEDTDRERSTQPSVQAILDGLAWLGLDYDEGPYYQMARLDRYQEVAEQLLKQGLAYHCYASREELDTLREQQRAAGLKPRYDGRWRDSQQTPPATVAPVVRLKTPLEGHVTFNDLVKGKIAVANQELDDLVLMRSDGTPTYNFGVVIDDLDMGITHVIRGDDHVNNTPRQINILKALGAPIPQYVHVPMILGADGERLSKRHGAVSVLHYRDQGYLPEALFNYLARLGWSHGDEEIFSREQLIEWFDLSAISHSPARFNEEKLAWLNAHYLKIADDDRLVQLLLPFLRERVCEISNADVLPGIVNLLKGRVSTLAEMADAAIYFFRVVEPPQTLKIEYFKPEIRPVMADLCDRLSAIDWQLESIHAEIKQAVVHHGLKFPAVAMPLRLMVTGEVKTPAIDAVLALIGQTETLRRMRQQLESFPAA
- a CDS encoding TonB family protein, whose protein sequence is MLHTTILPPTLAHQNRTLHLALLISLMLHVAIPFSISFKSSEPAMRKITRSMDVVLVNSRSAFKPQDTDLLAQTNLDGGGNTDEDRRAKTPFPVIPKIKPQQILTEAEQKAARLEAETRRLLTAASSLPQVPQPAPDSKPSENLPPNPLDKADLLQRSREIAQLEAEIAREHQAYQKRPKRRFIGARTQEYRFARYLEDWRLKVERIGNLNYPEAARREKLYGSLQLTVGIRSDGSLESIGIDRSSNLPVLDEAAIHIVRLAARNGFSPFPEDIRRDTDILHITRTWVFARSDKLFSE